TTGCGTTCAGGCAATGAGAACGAAAAGTCTATCGTAAAAAAGGTGCGTCTTGGTCCTGCAACTGATCTTTATGCCGTTGGCTTGATCCTGTATCAGACAATAACGGGTAAATTGTGGCAGGAATCACCAATCAATCCCCGGGAAATCAATAAGGCCGTACCGGATACATTGAACAAAGTAATTTTAGGATTGCTAGAAGAAAATCCTGCTAATCGTATCGGCGCCGCAGAAGCGCTGAAGAAGGAATTGGAGGCAATATAGCTATGAAAATACATGCGATGTAACTACGGAGAATGTACATCAAATACATACGTCCCACTCTTACCGCCTGATTTCTCTTTCAAATGAATGTCACCGATGACCATCCCTTTATCTGCAGATTTACACATGTCGTAAATGGTGATTGCGCAAACAGACACTGCAGTGATCGCTTCCATTTCCACGCCTGTTTTTCCGGTAACCCGAACTTCCGCAAACACATCAATGGTATTTATTGCATTATTTGTATAAACTATCTTTACACTTGTTATATTAAGCGGATGACACATCGGAATAAGAGCAGAAGTTTGCTTTGCCGCCATTATACCTGCTACCCTTGCGACTTCCAATACATCTCCCTTTTGGATTTTTTTATCCATAACAAGACGAAAGGTCTCTGGCTTCATAGT
The sequence above is drawn from the Candidatus Brocadiaceae bacterium genome and encodes:
- the moaC gene encoding cyclic pyranopterin monophosphate synthase MoaC, which codes for MTKLTHFDEKGASRMIDVSNKDVTDRVAVAHAKITMKPETFRLVMDKKIQKGDVLEVARVAGIMAAKQTSALIPMCHPLNITSVKIVYTNNAINTIDVFAEVRVTGKTGVEMEAITAVSVCAITIYDMCKSADKGMVIGDIHLKEKSGGKSGTYVFDVHSP